In Cytophagales bacterium, the following are encoded in one genomic region:
- a CDS encoding IS3 family transposase, giving the protein MCQLFGVTRQSYYQYYWQQETTSFEEELIIREVLRIRQVHRRMGGGKLYELLEPFMLEHQIKMGRDALFNVLATHNLLVKRRKRRVYTTQSFHWLRKYPNHIRGFIPRASNQLWVSDITYWKTDAGYLYISLITDAYSRKIVGYQVAEILESIETLHALKMALENTKGPIGRLIHHSDRGIQYCSSVYVSLLKKHGIIISMTENGDPLENAIAERVNGIIKNEYLDGYEVNTLHVAKQLLDRVIEVYNDERPHMSLGNLTPNQVHENPSINVENIWKKRRTVNLIQDYRKL; this is encoded by the coding sequence TTGTGTCAATTATTTGGTGTGACCAGGCAATCCTATTACCAGTACTACTGGCAACAAGAGACGACTTCATTTGAGGAAGAATTGATCATTAGAGAAGTTCTTAGAATCCGTCAAGTTCATCGTCGAATGGGTGGTGGGAAGCTCTACGAATTACTGGAGCCGTTCATGCTAGAGCATCAGATCAAAATGGGTAGAGATGCACTATTTAACGTCTTAGCTACTCATAATCTGCTAGTTAAGCGAAGAAAGCGGCGAGTCTATACGACTCAATCTTTCCATTGGCTACGTAAGTATCCAAACCATATCAGAGGCTTTATACCTAGAGCGTCTAATCAACTTTGGGTGAGTGATATTACTTACTGGAAGACCGATGCTGGGTATTTGTATATCAGTCTGATCACTGATGCATACTCAAGAAAGATCGTAGGATATCAAGTTGCTGAGATATTGGAATCAATAGAAACGCTTCATGCTTTGAAAATGGCTCTTGAAAACACTAAGGGTCCAATAGGCCGATTGATCCATCATTCAGATCGAGGTATTCAATACTGTTCAAGTGTCTATGTTTCTCTGCTTAAGAAGCACGGAATTATCATATCTATGACTGAAAATGGAGATCCTTTGGAGAATGCGATCGCTGAAAGAGTAAATGGAATTATTAAGAATGAATATCTGGATGGCTATGAAGTCAATACGCTTCATGTGGCTAAGCAGCTACTAGATCGAGTCATAGAAGTATACAATGATGAAAGACCACATATGAGCCTGGGGAATCTAACTCCGAACCAGGTTCATGAAAACCCTTCGATAAACGTTGAAAACATTTGGAAAAAAAGACGAACTGTAAACCTTATTCAGGACTATCGAAAATTGTAA
- a CDS encoding COR domain-containing protein, protein MKHEDTFLTNLINKERLEKSGKIDLSGLSISQIPEELVELPFLKSIDLSQNRITDLTLLSKFSNLVELNINGNLVENLNAISELVDLQSLDVSVNKISDIQSLKNLTKLTKLNLSQNEVENIGPLAFLHNLKSLNLRNNRIRNLEPLKNLSMLKTLNCEENKIQFPPIEIANFGLNAINAFFKTLDESGVETDNLNSAIKLILLGSEASGKTSILKRLMDQPFDPNGFATHGITRNNWVIDKTDADQGVNLKVWDFGGQEIMHSTHELFLSQRSIYILVLDGRKEEDSEHWLNLIQFYGGDSPIIVVLNKVDLYSSFEVNRRYLQSKYKNISTFIRTSCLTGEGISQLREKIIELYEQSPSKDLSLPRKWSFVKMEIESLAEYDNYTNIYSYQEICKKHALFSSSEQYALLSFLHDLGVVIYSKSISLHPIIVLNPIWLTQKIYDIILSREVYSHNGVIRVSQIPEILKGEETLVNQFLIRILNDFEIALMINKELIMIPSQLTMQEPALEIEQENSISLLVKYEFLPNSVIHRMIIAFYEEIKDKLCWRLGLCISSKTFASTALIRSDIADRSISIKVYGENRREYLTVIRNELHRINKTYRNIQFTERVPIPNTSVTSSLEHLLRLEQMGVEEFLPDGAFEMIEIKPLLEGFGNLPNNEEIQSILSRITGSTKSA, encoded by the coding sequence ATGAAGCATGAAGATACTTTTTTAACCAACCTTATTAATAAAGAAAGACTTGAGAAATCAGGCAAAATAGATCTCTCGGGCCTTTCTATCTCACAAATTCCTGAAGAGCTAGTAGAATTACCGTTTTTAAAGAGCATTGATTTAAGCCAAAATCGCATTACTGATTTAACGCTATTATCAAAATTTTCAAATCTTGTAGAGTTAAATATCAATGGTAATCTAGTAGAGAATTTAAACGCGATCTCAGAATTAGTAGACCTTCAAAGTCTTGATGTTTCGGTCAATAAAATAAGTGATATTCAATCTTTGAAGAACCTAACTAAGTTGACGAAATTAAACTTGAGTCAAAATGAAGTAGAAAATATTGGGCCATTAGCGTTTTTACACAACTTAAAATCGCTCAATCTTCGAAATAATAGAATTCGCAACTTAGAGCCACTGAAGAATCTAAGTATGTTAAAAACGTTGAATTGTGAAGAAAATAAAATCCAGTTTCCACCAATTGAAATAGCTAACTTTGGACTAAACGCAATAAACGCGTTTTTTAAGACGCTCGATGAATCCGGTGTTGAAACCGATAATTTAAACTCCGCAATTAAGTTAATCTTATTGGGAAGTGAGGCTAGTGGTAAAACGTCTATACTTAAAAGGCTAATGGATCAACCATTTGATCCGAATGGATTTGCTACCCATGGTATAACCAGAAACAATTGGGTTATTGATAAGACAGATGCAGATCAAGGTGTCAACTTGAAAGTTTGGGATTTTGGGGGTCAGGAAATTATGCATTCGACGCATGAGTTATTTTTAAGTCAACGGAGTATATACATTTTAGTGCTAGATGGAAGAAAGGAAGAAGATTCAGAACACTGGCTAAATCTCATCCAATTTTATGGAGGAGATTCTCCAATCATTGTGGTCTTGAATAAAGTGGATTTATATTCTTCATTTGAGGTGAATCGGAGATATCTTCAATCTAAGTATAAAAATATTTCAACTTTCATACGAACTTCTTGCCTAACTGGTGAAGGAATTTCTCAATTACGAGAAAAGATAATTGAACTCTACGAACAATCTCCATCTAAAGACTTATCTCTGCCTCGAAAATGGAGTTTTGTTAAAATGGAAATCGAATCTCTTGCGGAATATGATAACTATACAAACATCTATAGTTATCAGGAAATATGTAAAAAACATGCTCTATTCTCTTCATCGGAGCAATACGCACTTCTTTCCTTTTTGCATGATTTAGGAGTAGTTATTTATTCCAAGAGTATTAGTTTACACCCAATCATTGTATTAAACCCTATTTGGTTGACACAAAAGATTTATGACATTATTCTTTCGAGAGAAGTATATAGTCATAACGGTGTAATAAGAGTGTCTCAGATACCTGAAATTTTAAAAGGAGAAGAGACTCTCGTAAATCAATTTCTTATTCGAATTCTTAATGATTTTGAGATTGCTTTAATGATTAATAAAGAGTTAATCATGATTCCCTCCCAATTAACAATGCAGGAACCTGCGCTAGAAATTGAACAGGAAAACTCTATTAGCCTTTTGGTTAAGTATGAATTTTTACCTAATTCCGTAATTCACAGAATGATAATCGCGTTCTATGAAGAGATAAAAGATAAATTATGTTGGCGCTTAGGATTGTGTATATCTAGCAAAACATTTGCGTCAACTGCATTGATTCGATCTGATATTGCAGATAGATCCATTTCCATTAAAGTCTATGGCGAAAATAGGAGAGAGTATTTAACTGTTATTAGAAATGAACTTCATAGAATCAACAAAACTTATCGAAATATCCAGTTTACAGAAAGAGTTCCTATTCCCAATACCTCAGTAACATCAAGTCTTGAGCATCTATTACGATTAGAACAAATGGGCGTGGAGGAATTTCTTCCAGATGGAGCATTTGAAATGATAGAAATCAAACCGCTTTTAGAAGGTTTTGGTAATCTTCCAAATAACGAAGAAATACAATCAATTCTGAGTAGGATTACTGGTAGTACGAAATCAGCCTAA
- a CDS encoding helix-turn-helix transcriptional regulator — MTELGLFLSKKSVNRSDVSRKTGISKTRLSELSNNPNTKLRVDELYLVALAIDVDPCVVLKEICSNLKLDTEK, encoded by the coding sequence ATGACTGAACTAGGCCTCTTTCTATCTAAAAAATCTGTTAATCGATCAGATGTATCAAGAAAGACTGGAATAAGTAAAACAAGACTAAGTGAACTATCAAATAACCCAAACACAAAGCTGAGAGTAGATGAATTGTACTTGGTTGCCTTAGCCATTGATGTAGATCCATGCGTTGTGTTAAAAGAAATATGTTCAAACCTTAAGCTGGATACTGAAAAATAA
- a CDS encoding HNH endonuclease signature motif containing protein gives MAFKEITKKEALEFFAFRCCICKDLAAEVHHIIPQSENGSDGLDNAAPLCSSCHDLFGGNPRKRKKLRALRNHWWTLIKAKSELAYGTGDLVYFEGISLDPSHRNLMKDKVARLYHVVYENEFFTEAASQIFELIQHAQVQKPFYDRILH, from the coding sequence ATGGCTTTTAAAGAAATCACGAAGAAGGAAGCTTTAGAATTCTTCGCATTCAGATGTTGCATATGTAAGGACCTAGCTGCAGAAGTTCACCATATTATTCCTCAATCAGAAAATGGATCGGATGGACTTGACAATGCCGCACCTCTTTGTTCGAGTTGTCATGATCTATTTGGTGGGAATCCAAGGAAAAGAAAGAAACTAAGAGCATTAAGAAATCATTGGTGGACATTGATAAAAGCAAAGAGTGAGCTTGCATACGGGACTGGTGATCTTGTCTATTTTGAGGGGATTTCATTAGACCCTTCTCACAGAAATTTAATGAAAGATAAAGTGGCTAGATTGTATCATGTTGTTTATGAAAATGAATTTTTCACGGAAGCGGCCTCTCAAATATTCGAATTGATCCAACATGCACAAGTTCAAAAACCATTTTATGATAGGATTTTACATTAA